In Archangium violaceum, the following are encoded in one genomic region:
- a CDS encoding sensor histidine kinase — protein MTWTEGGSDFQVRPEEHPAARILVVDDHAPNLLTLEATLGDLGEVVKAHSGEEALLHLLREDFALILLDVQMPGLDGFETARLIKERERSRFIPIIFLTARSRDASHVFRGYAQGAVDYVLKPFAPEILRSKVSVFVELFLKEEQLKRQESLLRRREREALERESAYRYRLLGDAMPLCVFAASPDGRLRYGNRAWTELSGLPAEAVEDLWRSEVVHAEDQASVHAAWCHSVSTGQPFEVQFRLLRQSDLAYRWHLGRAVPERNERGRISGWIITATDIDDQKRAEEELARASAAKDAFLAAASHELRTPLAAAKMQVQLAKRKFGDELTDGPRRAFEGLDRQVDRMTKLVSDLLDVSRLLTGRLSLEVEEFDLVPLLRTSCERLQALSADHRLRLEAPARLPMRGDPGRIEQVVTNLVSNAIRYSPHGGPVELRVWAEEGQVALRVRDHGIGIPSEKLALIFERFGQAHGARYGGLGLGLTISQGIIEQHGGRIWAESRGVEGEGSTFHVRLPVQSMLS, from the coding sequence ATGACGTGGACGGAGGGGGGCAGTGACTTCCAGGTGCGGCCGGAGGAGCATCCGGCCGCGCGTATCCTGGTGGTCGACGACCACGCACCGAATCTCCTCACCCTGGAAGCCACGCTGGGCGACCTGGGCGAGGTGGTGAAGGCCCACTCGGGGGAGGAGGCGCTCCTCCACCTGCTGCGAGAGGACTTCGCCCTCATCTTGCTGGATGTGCAGATGCCCGGGCTGGACGGCTTCGAGACCGCCCGGCTCATCAAGGAGCGCGAGCGCTCGCGCTTCATCCCCATCATCTTCCTCACCGCGCGCAGCCGGGACGCCTCGCACGTGTTCCGCGGCTATGCCCAGGGCGCGGTGGACTATGTGCTCAAGCCCTTCGCGCCGGAGATTCTGCGCTCGAAGGTGTCCGTCTTCGTGGAGCTGTTCCTCAAGGAGGAGCAGCTCAAGCGGCAGGAGTCGCTGTTGCGCCGGCGCGAGCGCGAGGCCCTGGAGCGGGAGAGTGCCTACCGCTACCGGCTGCTCGGCGACGCCATGCCCCTGTGCGTGTTCGCCGCCAGCCCGGATGGACGGCTGCGCTATGGCAACCGGGCCTGGACGGAGCTGTCCGGCCTGCCCGCGGAGGCCGTGGAGGACTTATGGCGCTCGGAGGTGGTGCACGCGGAGGATCAGGCCTCCGTGCATGCCGCCTGGTGTCATTCGGTGAGCACCGGCCAGCCTTTCGAGGTGCAGTTCCGGCTGCTGCGCCAGAGTGACCTGGCGTACCGCTGGCACCTGGGCCGCGCCGTGCCGGAGCGCAACGAGCGCGGGCGCATCTCCGGGTGGATCATCACCGCCACGGACATCGACGATCAGAAGCGGGCCGAGGAGGAGCTGGCCCGGGCGAGCGCGGCGAAGGACGCCTTCCTGGCGGCCGCCTCGCACGAGCTGCGCACGCCACTGGCCGCCGCGAAGATGCAGGTGCAGCTGGCGAAGCGGAAGTTCGGCGACGAGCTGACGGACGGGCCCCGCCGGGCCTTCGAGGGGTTGGACCGGCAGGTGGACCGGATGACCAAGCTGGTGTCGGACCTGTTGGACGTGAGCCGGTTGCTCACGGGCCGGCTGTCACTGGAGGTGGAGGAGTTCGACCTGGTGCCCCTGCTGCGCACGTCCTGCGAGCGGTTGCAGGCGCTCTCCGCGGACCATCGGCTGCGCCTGGAGGCCCCCGCGCGGCTGCCCATGCGCGGGGACCCGGGACGTATCGAGCAGGTGGTGACCAACCTGGTCTCCAACGCCATCCGCTACTCCCCCCATGGGGGGCCGGTGGAGCTGCGGGTCTGGGCCGAGGAGGGCCAGGTGGCGCTCCGGGTGCGGGACCACGGCATTGGCATTCCCTCGGAGAAGCTAGCGCTCATCTTCGAACGCTTCGGGCAGGCCCATGGCGCACGTTATGGCGGTCTTGGCTTGGGCTTGACCATCTCCCAGGGCATTATCGAGCAGCATGGCGGGCGCATCTGGGCCGAGTCACGGGGCGTGGAGGGGGAGGGCAGTACCTTCCACGTGCGCCTGCCCGTCCAATCCATGCTTTCGTAA
- a CDS encoding cupin domain-containing protein gives MSRHVRRHQLLGLGLVALTGLLVACGGEQPQGSTSSEGMVSSTSSLEDAAPSGMIVYSTRGKPVDDSKFVWLGPPEVLGGRVLEGNPQLFARIDHSRNGTTAGLFKATKGKIRVTFPFTEHATILEGQVTITDHTGKSHTFKEGDSYFIRQGQVVIWEVKGKQVIKSFFNIVEPQ, from the coding sequence ATGTCTCGTCACGTTCGCCGCCACCAGTTGTTGGGCCTGGGTCTGGTTGCTCTGACGGGATTGTTGGTGGCTTGCGGCGGTGAGCAGCCGCAGGGCTCCACCTCCTCCGAGGGCATGGTCTCCTCGACCTCGTCGCTCGAGGACGCGGCCCCCTCCGGGATGATCGTCTACTCCACGCGGGGCAAGCCGGTGGACGACTCGAAGTTCGTGTGGCTGGGGCCGCCGGAGGTGCTGGGCGGGCGGGTGCTCGAGGGCAATCCGCAGCTCTTCGCCCGCATCGACCACAGCCGCAACGGCACGACGGCGGGCCTCTTCAAGGCGACGAAGGGGAAGATCCGAGTGACCTTCCCCTTCACCGAGCACGCCACCATCCTCGAGGGTCAGGTCACCATCACGGACCACACCGGCAAGAGCCACACGTTCAAGGAGGGTGACAGCTACTTCATCCGCCAGGGACAGGTGGTCATCTGGGAGGTGAAGGGCAAGCAGGTCATCAAGTCGTTCTTCAATATCGTCGAGCCCCAGTAG
- a CDS encoding DUF4785 family immunoglobulin-like domain-containing protein, which yields MTFPRSFVQSAGLALAVTLLGGFTQEPAMSANLRSASDATRAPGDVAPGRLFARDAREGIGPGRVSVSNPTSPKQPIAAPLAPETRRSKSTVIHVAPRSAATQLELPITSPDEAWVMFIPKGNDAKVGEEALRDMALFDPQGVRADKRAARAAEKELDADPARMKAEGITRPITMLRMNRDMGRGLYKVQVGPKAAAVGMAIEVREPSSTIELSLTASTMQLFPGDDGYVTVGLQSEAPLERVRYEATLYNPRYERDRSVPVVKVGNEYRAMVSRVMQEKDETGAWVLEVRAVGTAGGQAFDRLAQTAFGFAVPTARIASVGRERLVREGGKVTALEVDVVLESQALDRYEVTGTLVATDARGVERPVAEAQVTDQLGTGTHTLTLRFEAGHAGLSRLDGSYALRGLQLYSLGTNTLYHRLARGLEVRFPTVRLAELGSSEVTPAIEHLLRAGEFDVGQ from the coding sequence ATGACCTTCCCACGTTCCTTCGTTCAGTCCGCCGGCCTGGCGCTGGCCGTCACCCTCCTCGGCGGTTTCACCCAGGAGCCCGCCATGAGTGCCAACCTGCGCAGCGCCTCGGACGCCACACGCGCCCCCGGCGACGTCGCCCCGGGCCGCCTCTTCGCCCGCGATGCCCGCGAGGGCATCGGCCCGGGCCGCGTCTCCGTGTCCAACCCCACCTCGCCCAAGCAGCCGATCGCGGCTCCGCTCGCCCCCGAGACCCGGCGCTCCAAGTCCACCGTCATCCACGTGGCCCCACGCTCGGCCGCCACGCAGCTCGAGCTGCCCATCACCTCGCCCGACGAGGCCTGGGTGATGTTCATCCCCAAGGGCAATGACGCCAAGGTGGGTGAGGAAGCCCTGCGCGACATGGCCCTGTTCGACCCCCAGGGCGTGCGCGCGGACAAGCGCGCCGCTCGCGCCGCGGAGAAGGAGCTGGACGCCGACCCCGCGCGCATGAAGGCAGAGGGCATCACCAGACCCATCACGATGCTGCGCATGAACCGCGACATGGGCCGCGGCCTCTACAAGGTGCAGGTCGGCCCCAAGGCGGCCGCGGTGGGCATGGCCATCGAGGTGCGCGAGCCCTCCTCCACCATCGAGCTGTCGCTCACCGCCTCGACGATGCAGCTCTTCCCGGGCGACGATGGCTACGTGACGGTGGGCCTGCAGTCGGAGGCGCCGCTGGAGCGCGTGCGCTACGAGGCCACGCTCTACAACCCGCGCTACGAGCGCGACCGCTCGGTGCCCGTGGTGAAGGTGGGCAACGAGTACCGGGCCATGGTCTCGCGCGTCATGCAGGAGAAGGACGAGACGGGCGCATGGGTGCTCGAGGTGCGCGCGGTGGGCACGGCGGGCGGGCAGGCCTTCGACCGCCTGGCGCAGACCGCCTTCGGCTTCGCGGTGCCGACGGCGCGCATCGCCTCGGTGGGCCGGGAGCGTCTGGTGCGTGAGGGCGGCAAGGTGACGGCGCTCGAGGTGGACGTGGTCCTCGAGAGCCAGGCGCTCGACCGCTACGAGGTGACGGGCACGCTCGTGGCCACGGACGCGCGGGGGGTCGAGCGGCCGGTGGCCGAGGCCCAGGTGACGGACCAGCTCGGCACGGGCACGCACACGCTCACGCTGCGCTTCGAGGCCGGCCACGCCGGTCTGTCCAGGCTGGACGGCAGCTACGCGCTGCGCGGGCTGCAGCTCTACTCGCTGGGCACCAACACCCTGTACCACCGGCTCGCCAGGGGCCTCGAGGTCCGCTTCCCGACGGTGCGCCTCGCGGAGCTGGGAAGCTCCGAGGTGACACCCGCCATCGAGCACCTGCTGCGCGCGGGAGAGTTCGACGTCGGACAGTAG
- a CDS encoding DUF5985 family protein, whose translation MTSALCCVAGLFFLRFWRKTRDRFFAFFATSFLLMALHRMVSLYLRDDNEHLITAYIIRLFSFVLILVAIADKNRGGPRKKEAAPRGMDSAR comes from the coding sequence ATGACATCCGCCCTGTGTTGTGTCGCGGGGCTGTTCTTCCTCCGGTTCTGGCGGAAGACGCGCGATCGGTTCTTCGCCTTCTTCGCCACCTCCTTCCTGCTGATGGCGCTGCACCGCATGGTGAGTCTCTACCTGCGGGACGACAACGAGCACCTCATCACGGCGTACATCATCCGGCTGTTCTCCTTCGTGCTCATCCTGGTGGCCATCGCGGACAAGAACCGTGGCGGGCCGCGCAAGAAGGAAGCGGCCCCGCGGGGCATGGACTCCGCTCGCTGA
- a CDS encoding 2-keto-4-pentenoate hydratase, whose translation MTEHMQAELARLLDQARLEAREIPPLTRQHPDLTLRDAYAIQAEGIRLRTARGERVVGLKMGLTSEAKRRQMNLDSPVYGVLTDRMRVPAHGSLRLQGAIHPKIEPEIAFRTSRELRGRITREQALDACASVFAAMEILDSRFVDFKYFSLPDVVADNSSSSLFVLATTERPPRELDLPHLQMVMEVNGERVQAARSDAISGDPVLSLIQLCELLEQHGESLPAGSIVLAGAATAAHMLKPGDHVRLTVDGLGEVAVSVET comes from the coding sequence ATGACGGAACACATGCAGGCGGAGCTGGCACGGTTGCTGGACCAGGCCCGGCTAGAGGCCCGGGAGATTCCACCCCTCACACGGCAGCACCCGGACCTCACGCTCCGGGATGCCTATGCCATCCAGGCCGAGGGCATCCGCCTGCGCACCGCCCGGGGTGAGCGCGTCGTGGGCCTGAAGATGGGGCTCACCTCCGAGGCCAAGCGCCGGCAGATGAACCTGGACTCGCCGGTGTATGGGGTCCTCACCGACCGCATGCGCGTGCCCGCCCATGGGTCGCTTCGGCTCCAGGGCGCCATCCACCCGAAGATCGAACCGGAGATCGCCTTCCGCACCTCGCGCGAGCTGCGCGGCCGCATCACCCGCGAGCAGGCGCTGGATGCCTGCGCGAGCGTCTTCGCCGCGATGGAGATCCTCGACTCACGCTTCGTCGACTTCAAATACTTCTCCCTGCCCGACGTGGTGGCGGACAACTCCTCGTCCTCGCTCTTCGTGCTGGCCACCACCGAGCGGCCCCCCCGTGAGCTGGACCTGCCCCACCTCCAGATGGTGATGGAGGTGAATGGCGAGCGCGTGCAGGCGGCGCGCTCGGACGCCATCTCGGGAGATCCGGTGCTGTCCCTCATCCAGCTGTGCGAGCTGCTCGAACAGCACGGCGAGTCCCTTCCCGCCGGCAGCATCGTGCTCGCGGGCGCCGCCACCGCGGCACACATGCTGAAGCCCGGAGACCACGTCCGCCTCACCGTGGACGGCCTGGGTGAGGTCGCGGTCTCCGTCGAGACCTGA
- a CDS encoding DUF5985 family protein translates to MAEAVFVLCAVTSLACAVLLLRGYARNRVPLLLWSSLCFVGLAVNNLLLVVDLIIIPGRDLLVLRNLSGLLSLALLVFGLVWDSE, encoded by the coding sequence ATGGCTGAGGCAGTCTTCGTTCTGTGCGCGGTGACCAGCCTGGCCTGTGCGGTGCTGCTGCTTCGCGGGTATGCCCGCAACCGGGTTCCCCTGCTGCTGTGGAGCAGCCTGTGCTTCGTGGGGCTGGCGGTGAACAACCTGCTGCTGGTGGTGGACCTGATCATCATCCCTGGTCGGGACCTGCTGGTGCTGCGCAACCTGTCCGGGTTGCTGTCACTCGCGCTCCTGGTCTTCGGACTCGTGTGGGATTCCGAATGA
- a CDS encoding methyl-accepting chemotaxis protein: MFSKWTVGQQFRIGFLLVAALLGLFLLASFESTRDFATALTAVQRSHETLNGIDRVRARLDGAEMGLRGYIFTGSTSYLEPHSRAATELARELSLLRELVSSNPEQARRLEALQPLIERMLVQLRDTTELRRTQGFSAALATLDTGEGKRLMDGIHQTMEEMRRTEANQLAARDAYLAKGSRTLNWFFSGGSAGVLVFVTLIGVIIARSLGRKLENAIHQVQSSSAELQSAASQQATGAREQASASTEISTTVQELLSTSRIIATSAQQVARVADETAGAAHTGNETVQHAQEAIESVRRQVDAIVNHMLELGKRSQEIGGIVDIINELAEQTNILAINATIESAGAGEHGKRFAVVAEEIRKLADRVGGATKDIRVLIDEIRAASNTTIMATEDGSKAVQSSAKQFGDVAGNFRRIAELVRANLDVAREIELSTQQQTTAVEQVNTAIHEMAATARQTEASSTQTLQTANQLIQLSQQLNAIMAARVTR; this comes from the coding sequence ATGTTCTCGAAGTGGACGGTGGGACAGCAGTTCCGCATCGGCTTCCTCCTGGTCGCCGCGCTGCTCGGCCTCTTCCTGCTCGCGTCCTTCGAGAGCACCCGGGACTTCGCGACCGCCCTCACCGCCGTGCAGCGCAGCCACGAGACCCTCAATGGAATCGATCGGGTCCGCGCCCGGCTCGACGGCGCGGAGATGGGTCTGCGCGGATACATCTTCACCGGTAGCACGTCCTACCTCGAACCCCACTCCCGGGCCGCGACCGAGCTCGCCCGGGAGCTGTCCCTCCTGCGCGAGCTCGTCTCCAGCAATCCCGAGCAGGCCCGCCGCCTGGAAGCGCTCCAGCCCCTCATCGAGCGGATGCTGGTCCAGCTGCGCGACACCACCGAGCTGCGCCGCACCCAGGGGTTCAGCGCCGCCCTGGCCACCCTCGACACCGGAGAGGGCAAGCGGCTGATGGACGGCATCCACCAGACGATGGAGGAGATGCGCCGGACCGAGGCCAACCAGCTCGCGGCGCGTGATGCCTATCTGGCGAAGGGCTCGCGCACGCTCAACTGGTTCTTCAGCGGTGGGAGCGCCGGCGTCCTCGTCTTCGTCACGCTGATCGGCGTGATCATCGCCAGGAGCCTGGGCCGCAAGCTCGAGAACGCCATCCATCAGGTGCAGAGCTCCTCGGCCGAGCTCCAGTCCGCGGCCTCGCAGCAGGCCACGGGCGCGCGTGAGCAGGCCTCGGCCTCCACGGAGATCTCCACCACCGTCCAGGAGCTGCTGTCCACCTCGAGGATCATCGCCACCAGCGCGCAGCAGGTGGCCCGCGTGGCGGACGAGACGGCCGGCGCGGCCCACACCGGCAACGAGACGGTGCAACACGCCCAGGAGGCCATCGAGTCGGTGCGCCGCCAGGTGGACGCCATCGTCAATCACATGCTGGAGCTGGGCAAGCGCTCGCAGGAGATCGGCGGTATCGTGGACATCATCAACGAGCTGGCCGAGCAGACGAACATCCTCGCCATCAACGCCACCATCGAGAGCGCCGGGGCGGGTGAGCACGGCAAGCGCTTCGCGGTGGTGGCGGAGGAAATCCGCAAGCTGGCGGACCGCGTGGGGGGTGCCACCAAGGACATCCGCGTCCTCATCGACGAGATTCGCGCGGCCTCCAACACCACCATCATGGCCACCGAGGATGGCTCCAAGGCGGTGCAGAGCAGCGCGAAGCAGTTCGGTGACGTGGCCGGCAACTTCCGCCGCATCGCCGAGCTGGTGCGCGCCAACCTGGACGTGGCGCGGGAGATCGAGCTGAGCACCCAGCAGCAGACGACGGCCGTGGAGCAGGTGAACACCGCCATCCACGAGATGGCCGCGACGGCGCGTCAGACCGAGGCCAGCTCCACCCAGACGCTGCAGACGGCCAACCAGCTCATCCAGCTCTCCCAGCAGCTCAACGCCATCATGGCCGCGCGCGTCACCCGGTAA